The following proteins are co-located in the Micromonospora coriariae genome:
- a CDS encoding Acg family FMN-binding oxidoreductase, giving the protein MSQETPARDRPLTTALTQAAATAGLAPSVHNSQPWRWTVLPDALELRMVQEPQLAATDPENRLVTLSCGLALHHARVALAAEGWAAQVERLPDPDQLELLARLSRFRQTAADADATRLVQCMRVRQTDRRPVSDEPVPNATLDEIVKATCAQGARLQLLGSDQVMELAAVAAQAAVVAAEEPELREELAYWTSRAAAGTGLPPEVLPEQAPQTTVPGRDFGRTGTLPIGPGHDRAAVYGILWDTEDEPESWLRAGEGLSAAWLTATRLGVSMVPLSGVVETDGTRQTLRQMLAGLGFPYLAMRLGIADRAQAAPPHTPRLPTEQVVDTSAVDAGTR; this is encoded by the coding sequence ATCAGCCAGGAGACGCCGGCCAGGGACCGCCCGCTGACCACCGCGCTCACGCAGGCCGCCGCGACAGCCGGTCTCGCCCCGTCGGTGCACAACAGCCAGCCGTGGCGCTGGACGGTTCTCCCCGACGCGCTGGAGCTGCGGATGGTGCAGGAGCCGCAACTCGCCGCCACCGATCCGGAGAATCGGCTGGTGACGTTGAGCTGCGGCTTGGCGCTGCACCACGCGCGGGTGGCGCTGGCCGCTGAGGGTTGGGCCGCCCAGGTGGAGCGGCTACCCGACCCGGACCAGCTTGAGCTGCTCGCCCGGCTCAGCCGGTTCCGGCAGACCGCGGCCGACGCGGACGCGACCCGCCTCGTGCAGTGCATGCGGGTCCGGCAGACGGACCGGCGGCCGGTCAGCGACGAGCCGGTGCCCAACGCCACGCTCGACGAGATCGTCAAGGCGACCTGCGCGCAGGGCGCCCGACTCCAACTGCTCGGCTCCGACCAGGTGATGGAGTTGGCCGCCGTGGCGGCCCAGGCCGCGGTGGTCGCGGCGGAGGAGCCGGAGCTGCGGGAGGAGCTCGCGTACTGGACCAGCCGGGCCGCGGCCGGCACCGGGCTGCCGCCCGAGGTGTTGCCCGAGCAGGCCCCGCAGACCACCGTGCCGGGCCGGGACTTCGGCCGTACCGGCACTCTGCCGATTGGCCCCGGGCACGACCGCGCGGCCGTCTACGGGATCCTCTGGGACACCGAGGATGAGCCGGAAAGCTGGCTGCGTGCCGGTGAAGGGCTCTCCGCCGCCTGGCTGACCGCCACCCGGCTCGGCGTCTCGATGGTGCCGCTCAGCGGTGTGGTGGAGACGGACGGCACCCGGCAGACCTTGCGCCAGATGCTGGCCGGGCTCGGCTTCCCGTATTTGGCGATGCGCCTGGGGATCGCCGACCGGGCGCAAGCCGCGCCACCCCACACTCCGCGCCTGCCCACCGAGCAGGTCGTCGACACCTCCGCGGTGGACGCCGGCACCAGGTAG
- a CDS encoding NAD(P)-binding protein, with the protein MFLGRTGPLTLASALALRERTRRFELPEEGRSLADAEEEMVAVVGLGRFGGALALELHQQGTEVLAVDHRLKVVQSFAGRLPHVATADATDIEALRLLGVSEFCRVVVAIGTDVEASIITRQIIRRGTFTRVPDLIDAIRTFMDAYNERWVDMPVSVGSC; encoded by the coding sequence ATGTTCCTGGGCCGGACCGGGCCGTTGACCCTCGCCTCCGCGCTTGCGCTGCGCGAGCGTACTCGCCGGTTCGAACTTCCCGAGGAGGGACGATCGTTGGCTGACGCCGAAGAAGAGATGGTTGCGGTGGTCGGGCTCGGCCGCTTCGGTGGCGCGCTCGCCCTGGAACTCCACCAGCAGGGCACCGAGGTTCTCGCCGTTGACCACCGCCTGAAGGTGGTCCAGAGCTTTGCCGGGCGGCTGCCGCACGTCGCGACCGCCGACGCCACGGACATCGAGGCGCTGCGGCTACTCGGCGTATCCGAGTTCTGCCGCGTGGTCGTGGCCATCGGCACCGATGTCGAGGCCAGCATCATCACCCGGCAGATCATCCGCCGCGGCACCTTCACACGCGTCCCAGACCTGATCGACGCGATCCGCACCTTCATGGACGCCTACAACGAGCGCTGGGTGGACATGCCGGTGTCGGTTGGGTCCTGCTGA
- a CDS encoding glycoside hydrolase family 65 protein, producing MHRARDLGSLLGTHVTAWRHLWERFSFGAGDNADETERLRIVRLHLLHLIQTVSLNSVDLDVGVPARGLHGEAYRGHVLWDELFVLPILNLRTPAVSRGLLLYRYRRLPEAREAALAAGYAGAMYPWQSGSDGREESQRLHLNPASGRWIPDPTHLQRHAGIAIGYNVWQYYQTTDDREFLTHYGAEMLLEIARFWGSIASYDPSRDRYVIKGVMGPDEFHSGYPGANDGGIDNNAYTNVMAVWILLRAKDALDALSSQTRAELLGTLQISADELGRWDDITRKMFIPFHDDGVISQFEGYHELTELDWNAYRERHGNIRRLDRILEAEGDNVNRYKASKQADVLMLFYLLSADELRDLLERLRYRLEPKMIPRTVDYYLARTSHGSTLSAVVHSWVLTRAHREQGVELFFRALRADVVNIEAGTTPEGIHLAAMAGSVDLLQRCFAGIETRGGQLLLNPYWPESLQALNFTIRYREHVLTVHLTGRTVQIASDAGKQQPIQVSCRDKTAGLSPGSRLTFAF from the coding sequence TTGCACCGCGCGCGCGACCTGGGATCCCTGCTCGGCACCCACGTCACGGCGTGGCGGCACCTGTGGGAACGCTTCTCGTTCGGCGCCGGTGACAACGCCGACGAAACCGAGCGGCTGCGGATCGTACGGCTGCATCTGCTGCACCTGATCCAGACCGTGTCACTCAACAGTGTCGACCTCGACGTAGGGGTACCTGCGCGAGGCCTGCACGGCGAGGCGTACCGCGGCCACGTCCTGTGGGACGAGCTCTTCGTCCTGCCGATCCTGAACCTGCGGACTCCCGCGGTGAGCAGGGGCCTGCTGCTCTACCGGTACCGGCGGCTGCCGGAGGCCCGCGAGGCGGCACTCGCCGCCGGCTACGCCGGGGCCATGTATCCGTGGCAGTCCGGCAGCGACGGACGGGAGGAGAGCCAACGCCTGCACCTCAACCCGGCGTCCGGACGTTGGATACCCGATCCGACCCACCTGCAACGACACGCCGGCATCGCCATCGGGTACAACGTCTGGCAGTACTACCAGACCACCGATGATCGGGAATTCCTCACCCACTACGGCGCCGAGATGCTCTTGGAGATCGCCCGATTCTGGGGAAGCATCGCCAGCTACGACCCCAGCCGGGACCGCTACGTCATCAAGGGCGTGATGGGACCCGACGAATTCCACTCGGGATATCCGGGCGCTAACGACGGCGGCATTGACAACAACGCGTACACCAACGTCATGGCGGTGTGGATACTGCTGCGCGCCAAGGACGCGCTGGACGCCCTCTCGTCGCAGACCAGGGCGGAACTGCTGGGCACGCTGCAGATCAGTGCCGATGAACTCGGCCGCTGGGACGACATCACCCGGAAGATGTTCATCCCGTTCCACGACGACGGGGTCATCAGCCAGTTCGAGGGCTACCACGAACTCACCGAACTGGACTGGAACGCCTACCGCGAACGGCACGGCAACATAAGGCGACTCGACCGCATCCTGGAAGCCGAAGGCGACAACGTGAACCGGTACAAGGCCTCGAAACAGGCCGACGTCCTCATGCTGTTCTACCTGTTGTCCGCCGACGAGCTGCGTGACCTGCTCGAGCGACTGAGGTACCGACTCGAGCCGAAGATGATTCCCCGGACCGTCGACTACTACCTGGCACGCACCTCCCACGGCTCGACCCTCAGCGCCGTCGTGCACTCCTGGGTCCTCACCCGCGCGCACCGCGAGCAGGGCGTGGAGCTGTTCTTCCGGGCACTCCGCGCTGACGTCGTCAACATCGAGGCAGGCACCACCCCCGAGGGAATCCACCTCGCCGCGATGGCAGGAAGTGTCGACCTTCTTCAGCGCTGCTTCGCCGGCATCGAGACCCGAGGCGGGCAACTGCTGCTCAACCCGTACTGGCCGGAATCGCTACAGGCACTCAATTTCACCATCCGCTACCGCGAACACGTCCTGACGGTGCACCTAACGGGACGAACAGTGCAGATAGCCAGCGACGCCGGCAAACAGCAGCCCATCCAGGTCTCCTGCCGCGACAAGACCGCCGGCTTGAGCCCCGGGTCCCGCCTGACGTTCGCCTTCTGA
- a CDS encoding glycoside hydrolase family 65 protein — MDGWAWCHEGYDPREEGLREVLCTVGNGYLASRGSAPEGSADGIHYPGTYAAGIYNRRTSEVADTRIDNECLVNLPNWLLLTFRMDTGPWFDIESVDLLDYRQELDLRHATLHRRMRFRDERGRVTAVTQRRFVHMRLQHVCVLETTFAAENWSGRLEVRSALDGNVRNTLVERYRTLASDHLHAVRTAEVSADSVLLEVQTNQSHVRVAMAARTTARGAARLDLHRRLVEREGWIGHDIAVDLGTDRAVTFEKVVTVFTSRDAAGLEPAEQAIRSLAPRARPGIPARHPRHGVAAPVGTLLVRRR; from the coding sequence ATGGATGGCTGGGCCTGGTGTCACGAGGGCTACGATCCTCGCGAGGAGGGCCTGCGCGAGGTGCTGTGCACCGTGGGGAACGGCTATCTGGCCAGCCGCGGTTCCGCGCCCGAAGGCTCGGCGGACGGCATCCACTACCCGGGCACCTACGCCGCCGGAATCTACAACCGCCGGACCAGCGAGGTGGCGGACACCCGAATCGACAACGAATGTCTCGTCAATCTGCCGAACTGGCTTCTGCTGACCTTCCGGATGGACACCGGTCCGTGGTTCGACATCGAGAGCGTGGATCTTCTGGACTACCGCCAGGAGCTCGACCTCCGGCACGCCACGTTGCATCGGCGGATGCGCTTCCGCGACGAGCGGGGCCGCGTCACCGCGGTCACCCAGCGCCGGTTCGTCCACATGCGCCTGCAGCATGTGTGCGTGCTGGAAACCACGTTCGCGGCCGAGAACTGGTCCGGACGCCTGGAGGTGCGCTCGGCCCTCGACGGCAATGTCCGAAACACTCTCGTCGAGCGGTACCGCACGCTGGCAAGCGATCACCTCCATGCCGTCCGCACGGCCGAGGTCTCCGCCGACTCCGTCCTGCTCGAGGTGCAGACCAACCAGTCTCACGTCCGGGTGGCCATGGCCGCCCGGACGACCGCGCGGGGTGCGGCGAGACTCGACCTGCACCGCCGTCTCGTGGAGCGCGAAGGGTGGATCGGCCACGACATCGCCGTCGATCTCGGCACCGACCGCGCCGTGACGTTCGAGAAGGTGGTCACCGTCTTCACCAGTCGGGACGCCGCCGGCCTGGAGCCGGCTGAGCAGGCCATACGGTCGCTTGCACCGCGCGCGCGACCTGGGATCCCTGCTCGGCACCCACGTCACGGCGTGGCGGCACCTGTGGGAACGCTTCTCGTTCGGCGCCGGTGA
- a CDS encoding sulfite exporter TauE/SafE family protein, protein MTGLVLTVAGAVLIGVSLGLLGGGGSILAVPLLVYVADLPAKEAIATSLLVVGATSAVAVLPHARAHRVRWRTGLIFGVAGMAGAYAGGRLAELVPASVLLTAFALMMLATAVAMIRGRRSGEVKPVPHELPVLKVILEGVVVGMVTGLVGAGGGFLVVPALALLGGLPMPVAVGTSLVVIAMKSFAGLAGYLSIVSINWELAAAVTAAAVGGSLLGGRLVGRIPEDVLRKAFGWFVVVMGVFVLVQQAPAGLRSNPLLWALAGLAAAAVVATMLIRRGKRAGRHAERGVLVTGRR, encoded by the coding sequence GTGACCGGCCTGGTCCTGACCGTCGCCGGGGCGGTACTGATCGGCGTCAGCCTCGGCCTGCTCGGCGGCGGCGGCTCGATCCTCGCCGTCCCGCTGCTGGTCTACGTCGCCGACCTGCCGGCCAAGGAGGCCATCGCCACCTCGCTGCTGGTCGTCGGCGCCACCAGCGCGGTCGCCGTCCTCCCGCACGCCCGCGCCCACCGGGTCCGCTGGCGTACCGGACTGATCTTCGGCGTCGCCGGGATGGCGGGCGCCTATGCCGGCGGCCGGCTGGCCGAGCTCGTCCCGGCCAGCGTCCTGCTGACGGCCTTCGCGCTGATGATGCTCGCCACCGCAGTCGCGATGATCCGCGGCCGGCGCAGCGGCGAGGTCAAGCCGGTGCCGCACGAACTGCCGGTGCTGAAGGTCATCCTCGAAGGCGTGGTGGTCGGCATGGTCACCGGGCTGGTCGGCGCCGGCGGCGGCTTCCTCGTCGTCCCCGCGCTCGCGCTGCTCGGTGGGCTGCCGATGCCGGTCGCGGTCGGCACCTCGCTGGTCGTCATCGCGATGAAGTCCTTCGCCGGGCTCGCCGGTTACCTGTCCATCGTCAGCATCAACTGGGAACTGGCCGCCGCCGTCACGGCTGCCGCGGTCGGCGGCAGCCTGCTCGGCGGCCGGCTGGTCGGCCGGATCCCGGAGGACGTCCTCCGCAAGGCGTTCGGCTGGTTCGTCGTGGTCATGGGCGTGTTCGTCCTCGTCCAGCAGGCGCCCGCCGGCCTGCGCAGCAACCCGCTGCTGTGGGCGCTCGCCGGGTTGGCCGCCGCCGCGGTGGTGGCCACGATGCTCATCCGGCGCGGTAAGCGGGCCGGACGGCACGCCGAGCGGGGCGTCCTGGTCACCGGCCGGCGGTGA
- a CDS encoding rhodanese-like domain-containing protein, producing MSTSPTTPATLDAAALCELIDSGRAPRVLDVRTPAEFETAHIPGSYNVPLDMLKEHRAELRNHLDEDVVLVCRSGARATQAEQALAQTGLPNLKVLDGGILAWQAANAPVNQGKPRWDLERQVRLVAGSIVLVSVLASVAVPGAKWVAGFIGAGLTFAAVTNTCAMGMLLGTLPYNRGASCDLDTIVGQLRDGTPTAGRS from the coding sequence ATGAGCACTTCCCCGACGACCCCCGCCACCCTCGACGCGGCGGCCCTGTGCGAGCTGATCGACTCCGGCCGTGCACCCCGGGTACTGGACGTCCGCACCCCGGCCGAGTTCGAGACCGCCCACATCCCCGGCTCCTACAACGTGCCTCTAGACATGCTCAAAGAGCACCGCGCCGAGTTGCGAAACCACCTGGACGAGGACGTGGTGCTGGTCTGCCGCTCCGGCGCCCGCGCCACCCAGGCCGAGCAGGCCCTCGCCCAGACCGGCCTACCGAACCTGAAGGTCCTCGACGGCGGCATCCTCGCCTGGCAGGCGGCCAACGCCCCGGTCAACCAGGGCAAGCCGCGCTGGGACCTCGAACGGCAGGTCCGTCTCGTCGCCGGCTCGATCGTGCTGGTCAGCGTCCTCGCCTCGGTCGCTGTGCCCGGCGCCAAATGGGTCGCCGGGTTCATCGGCGCCGGCCTGACTTTCGCCGCGGTCACCAACACCTGCGCCATGGGCATGCTGCTGGGCACGTTGCCCTACAACCGGGGCGCCAGCTGCGACCTGGACACCATCGTCGGGCAGCTGCGCGACGGCACACCGACGGCGGGCCGGTCGTGA
- a CDS encoding metal-sensitive transcriptional regulator, with the protein MKLRPEMTGEALTRLKRARGQLNAVIEMMEEGRDCREALTQLAAVSKAIDRAGYKIIASGMRHCNVARERGEQPEMTEEELEKLFLALA; encoded by the coding sequence ATGAAACTTCGACCCGAGATGACCGGCGAGGCGCTGACCCGGCTCAAGCGGGCCCGTGGGCAGCTGAACGCGGTGATCGAGATGATGGAGGAAGGTCGGGACTGCCGGGAGGCGCTGACGCAGCTCGCCGCCGTGTCGAAGGCGATCGACCGGGCCGGCTACAAGATCATCGCGTCCGGCATGCGGCACTGCAACGTCGCCCGCGAGCGCGGCGAGCAGCCCGAGATGACCGAAGAGGAACTGGAGAAGCTGTTCCTGGCCCTGGCGTGA
- a CDS encoding cation-transporting P-type ATPase, protein MSASAHEPGNTSASDMRHREPRARRWRVEAPHGLAGAEVLAGLDVDPERGLASDEVIRRRSVVGRNAPAMPTQRSSWRILLDQVCSVVIVLLATAVVAGLLIGETLEAAAVAVVIIVNTLVGFVTELRALRSMEALRHLTAARADVERQDRREEIDAVELVPGDLVSV, encoded by the coding sequence GTGAGCGCCTCCGCACATGAACCGGGCAACACCTCAGCGTCCGACATGCGGCATCGCGAGCCACGGGCGCGGCGGTGGCGCGTGGAGGCTCCGCACGGCCTCGCCGGCGCCGAGGTGCTGGCCGGCCTTGACGTCGACCCGGAGCGTGGCCTCGCCTCGGATGAGGTCATTCGGCGACGGTCTGTGGTAGGGCGCAACGCGCCGGCCATGCCCACGCAGAGATCGAGCTGGCGAATTCTGCTCGATCAGGTCTGCAGCGTGGTGATCGTGCTTCTCGCCACCGCGGTCGTGGCGGGTCTTCTCATCGGTGAGACGTTGGAGGCCGCTGCCGTCGCGGTGGTCATCATCGTCAACACCCTCGTCGGCTTTGTCACTGAGCTGCGGGCACTGCGTTCGATGGAGGCGCTTCGCCATCTCACCGCGGCCAGAGCTGACGTGGAGCGCCAGGACCGCCGTGAGGAGATCGACGCGGTGGAGCTGGTGCCAGGCGACCTCGTATCGGTCTAG
- a CDS encoding transposase — MDLPAVAAGLTLPYSNGLIEGANTKVKLLKRQMCGRAGSALLRQRILLA, encoded by the coding sequence ATGGACCTGCCCGCCGTCGCCGCCGGCCTGACGCTGCCCTACAGCAACGGCCTGATCGAAGGCGCCAACACCAAGGTCAAGCTCCTGAAACGGCAAATGTGCGGCCGAGCCGGATCCGCCCTACTCCGGCAACGAATCCTGCTCGCGTAG
- a CDS encoding heavy metal translocating P-type ATPase: MGAEPDECVPERPVRRRRVDWREWAPLTLLTLAALLGGGLWLAGLRTAAQLVWAAVTLAALVPATWATLRQLWRRQFGVDVIAVLALVGTLLVREYLAGAVIAVMVGTGQALEGYAQRRASRDLRALLERAPREARRCTPDGAIELVPLDQVAAGDRLVVGPGDVVPVDGTVEEAATLDESVVTGESQLVTRAAGEQVASGVVNAGAGFGLRATKNAAESTYAGIVRLAEEATAHKAPMVRLADRYAAAFVPFTLLLAGTAWLLTGQFLRAVAVLVVATPCPLLLATPIAIVSGLSRVARRGVLVRDGGSLELLGRARTLLIDKTGTLTAGRPRATETVVAPGADRDDVLRLAASVEQLSPHVLAAALVRQAHERGLRLTEPTDVTEEPGRGVTGRVDGHLVRVGQLAGEPPEWAQRVRERAELAGRSTVWVSDDRGPLGAILLEDPVRPDARRTVRRLREAGLSRLIMVTGDRSRTARQVAQTVGVDDVIAQCSPQEKVDRVKEESARAITVMVGDGVNDAPALAEAHVGVAMGATGATASADVADAVLTVDRLDRLADAVEIARYARRIAVQSATVGMGLAVVAMVVAAAGGLPPVAGAFLQEGIDVLVIVNALRALRGGLRRREVPPETRELLDRYAGQHGGVRDVLARLRDTADLVATRPDAPECVPALREVHRRLVDEVLPHEAAEEQQLYPALAGPLGSDEATSTMSREHVEISRLVDRIGGQLAQHPAGRLRPDELPDLLAALYGLDAVLRLHLVQEEEDYFSLNPADTPPR, translated from the coding sequence GTGGGAGCGGAACCGGACGAGTGCGTGCCGGAACGGCCGGTGCGGCGGCGCCGGGTGGACTGGCGGGAGTGGGCGCCGCTGACCCTGCTTACCCTGGCCGCGCTGCTGGGCGGCGGGCTGTGGCTGGCAGGGTTGCGGACGGCGGCCCAGCTGGTCTGGGCGGCGGTGACCCTGGCGGCGCTGGTGCCGGCCACCTGGGCGACGTTACGGCAGCTGTGGCGCCGGCAGTTCGGGGTGGACGTCATCGCGGTGCTGGCGCTGGTCGGCACGCTGCTGGTCCGCGAGTACCTGGCCGGCGCGGTGATCGCCGTGATGGTCGGCACCGGGCAGGCGCTGGAAGGCTACGCACAGCGCCGGGCCAGCCGTGACCTGCGCGCGTTGTTGGAACGGGCCCCCCGGGAGGCCCGGCGGTGCACTCCGGACGGCGCGATCGAGCTGGTGCCGCTGGACCAGGTGGCGGCGGGGGACCGACTGGTGGTGGGTCCCGGCGACGTGGTACCGGTGGACGGGACGGTCGAGGAGGCTGCGACGCTGGACGAGTCGGTTGTCACCGGCGAGTCGCAGCTGGTCACCCGCGCCGCGGGCGAGCAGGTCGCCAGCGGCGTAGTCAACGCCGGCGCTGGGTTCGGGCTGCGGGCGACGAAGAACGCGGCGGAGAGCACGTACGCCGGGATCGTCCGGCTGGCCGAAGAGGCCACCGCGCACAAGGCGCCGATGGTCCGGCTCGCCGACCGGTACGCCGCCGCGTTCGTGCCGTTCACTCTGCTGCTGGCCGGAACCGCCTGGCTGCTCACCGGCCAGTTCCTGCGGGCGGTGGCGGTGCTGGTGGTGGCTACCCCCTGCCCGCTGCTGCTGGCCACCCCGATCGCGATCGTCTCCGGACTGTCCCGTGTAGCCCGGCGCGGGGTACTGGTCCGCGACGGCGGGTCGCTGGAGCTGCTGGGCCGGGCCCGCACCCTACTGATTGACAAGACGGGCACACTCACCGCCGGCCGCCCCCGCGCGACCGAGACGGTGGTCGCACCGGGCGCCGACCGGGACGACGTGCTGCGGCTGGCCGCCTCCGTCGAGCAGCTCTCCCCGCACGTGCTGGCCGCCGCCCTCGTCCGCCAGGCCCACGAGCGGGGGCTGCGGTTGACCGAGCCGACGGATGTCACCGAGGAGCCGGGGCGCGGGGTGACCGGACGGGTGGACGGGCACCTGGTGCGGGTGGGCCAGCTCGCCGGTGAGCCGCCCGAGTGGGCGCAGCGGGTACGCGAGCGCGCCGAGCTGGCCGGCCGCTCCACTGTCTGGGTCAGCGACGACCGCGGCCCGCTCGGCGCGATCCTTCTCGAGGACCCGGTACGCCCTGACGCTCGGCGCACCGTGCGGCGGCTTCGAGAGGCCGGCCTCAGCCGGCTGATCATGGTCACCGGCGACCGGTCGCGTACCGCCCGGCAGGTGGCGCAGACCGTCGGCGTGGACGACGTGATCGCCCAGTGCTCGCCGCAGGAGAAGGTCGACCGGGTCAAGGAGGAGTCCGCTCGGGCGATCACCGTGATGGTCGGCGACGGCGTCAACGACGCCCCGGCACTGGCAGAGGCGCACGTCGGCGTGGCGATGGGCGCCACCGGGGCCACCGCGTCCGCCGACGTGGCCGACGCGGTGCTCACCGTCGACCGGCTGGACCGGCTCGCCGACGCCGTCGAGATCGCCCGGTACGCACGCCGAATCGCGGTACAGAGCGCCACCGTCGGCATGGGTCTCGCGGTGGTGGCGATGGTGGTCGCCGCCGCCGGCGGGCTGCCCCCGGTCGCCGGCGCGTTCCTCCAGGAGGGCATCGACGTGCTGGTCATCGTCAACGCGCTGCGAGCCCTCCGCGGCGGCCTGCGCCGCCGCGAGGTCCCGCCGGAGACCCGGGAACTGCTCGACCGGTACGCCGGCCAGCACGGCGGGGTACGGGATGTGCTGGCCCGGCTGCGGGACACCGCCGACCTGGTGGCGACCCGCCCCGACGCGCCGGAATGCGTACCGGCGCTACGTGAGGTGCACCGCCGGCTGGTCGACGAGGTGCTGCCGCACGAGGCGGCCGAGGAGCAGCAGCTCTACCCGGCGCTGGCCGGCCCGCTCGGCAGCGACGAGGCGACCTCGACCATGAGTCGGGAGCACGTGGAAATCAGCCGGCTGGTGGACCGCATCGGCGGCCAACTGGCCCAGCACCCGGCCGGCCGGCTGCGTCCCGACGAGCTGCCGGACCTTCTAGCCGCCCTGTACGGGCTGGACGCCGTGCTCCGCCTGCACCTAGTGCAGGAAGAGGAGGACTACTTCTCCCTCAACCCCGCTGACACCCCGCCACGGTAA
- a CDS encoding MBL fold metallo-hydrolase, translated as MAVQVSVIATSSLGDRSYLATDGQVAVVVDPQRDVDRVLALAGELGVRVTHVVETHIHNDYVSGGLQLARLTGAEYLVSADDEVGFDRMPVADVDAVVVSEELRIRVVATPGHTFHHLSYVLDEASDGGWSEVGVFTGGSLLFGTTGRTDLLGQQHAHELAHHQHASARRLADLLPDGAQVWPTHGFGSFCSASQADAPESTIGREKQANQVLRLAADDFVTETLAGLDAHPAYYAHMGVANAAGPAPVDLSPVARADAGQLRDRIAAGEWVVDLRHRKAYAASHLAGTVSLGLDGPMSTWLGWLIDWGVPITLLAETPQQVADAQRELVRIGIDRPAARATGTPDQWATDHADLRELTVADFPALAAAQAGNAPAGLPAPQVILDVRMTNEWRAGHIDGAVHIPLPDLPQRLADVPPGTVWVHCGSGYRAAAAASLLANAGREVVAIDDMFGQAEQSGVTMAPTV; from the coding sequence ATGGCAGTGCAGGTGTCCGTCATCGCGACGTCGTCGTTGGGTGACCGCAGCTACCTGGCCACCGATGGCCAGGTGGCCGTGGTGGTCGATCCGCAGCGTGACGTCGACCGGGTGCTGGCCCTGGCCGGCGAGCTCGGGGTGCGCGTCACGCACGTGGTGGAGACGCACATCCACAACGATTACGTCTCCGGCGGGCTGCAACTGGCCCGACTGACCGGCGCCGAGTACCTGGTCTCCGCCGACGACGAAGTGGGCTTCGACCGGATGCCGGTGGCCGACGTTGACGCGGTCGTTGTGTCGGAAGAGCTGCGGATCCGGGTTGTCGCCACGCCCGGACACACCTTCCACCACCTGTCGTACGTCCTCGACGAGGCCAGCGACGGCGGCTGGTCCGAGGTGGGAGTGTTCACCGGCGGGTCGCTGCTGTTCGGCACCACCGGGCGTACCGACCTGCTCGGCCAACAGCACGCCCACGAACTGGCCCACCACCAGCACGCCTCGGCCCGCCGGCTGGCAGACCTGCTGCCCGACGGCGCACAGGTCTGGCCCACCCACGGCTTCGGCAGCTTCTGCTCGGCCAGCCAGGCCGACGCCCCCGAGTCGACCATCGGCCGGGAGAAGCAGGCCAACCAGGTGCTCCGCCTCGCCGCGGACGACTTCGTCACCGAGACCCTCGCCGGCCTCGACGCCCACCCGGCGTACTACGCCCACATGGGAGTCGCCAACGCCGCCGGCCCGGCGCCGGTCGACCTGAGCCCGGTGGCCCGCGCCGACGCCGGGCAGCTGCGGGACCGCATTGCCGCGGGGGAGTGGGTGGTCGACCTGCGCCACCGCAAGGCGTACGCCGCCTCACACCTGGCCGGCACCGTCAGCCTCGGCCTGGACGGGCCAATGTCGACCTGGCTCGGATGGCTGATCGACTGGGGAGTTCCGATCACCCTGCTCGCCGAGACCCCGCAGCAGGTCGCCGACGCCCAGCGGGAACTCGTCCGCATCGGCATCGACCGGCCCGCCGCCCGGGCCACCGGAACCCCCGACCAGTGGGCGACCGACCACGCTGACCTGCGCGAGCTGACCGTCGCCGACTTCCCGGCGCTGGCCGCCGCCCAAGCCGGGAACGCCCCCGCCGGGCTGCCCGCCCCGCAGGTCATCCTGGACGTGCGGATGACCAACGAGTGGCGCGCCGGCCACATCGACGGCGCCGTGCACATCCCGCTGCCTGATCTGCCCCAGCGGCTGGCTGACGTGCCCCCCGGCACGGTGTGGGTGCACTGCGGCTCCGGCTACCGCGCCGCAGCCGCCGCGTCGCTGCTGGCCAACGCCGGGCGTGAGGTCGTGGCCATCGACGACATGTTCGGGCAGGCCGAGCAGTCCGGCGTGACCATGGCCCCCACCGTCTGA